The DNA sequence AATAGTGTTCTTggtgttgttttaaaaacagaTGAAGGAAAATTAGTGTTAAATCACGGGATGTGTATTATTTTAGTAGAAACTTAATTGCCGCGTACACATTATCACTTTCGCAATCCAGATTGATCGTTGATTGACGGTCAATCCATTTAGTATGTAAGCCTGATCATGATTTTTGATCGCGGATCTCAATTGATATTGGCTGTGTACGGGGCTGTAGTAGTGGGGATATAAAATTCGGGTTCATACAGGGATTTGGAAAGGTATGTTCAAACATTGGGTGAAATTGAAGCTTGGTTACTGCGCGGCTGCAAACGCGTTTTGACATCTACCGTGCAATCATTTTATATACACCAGAGCTGATAGCATAGTAATATCATTGCGAGGGTATCTTCGGTCGTTTTTTGTTGTGCACAAGCTTGTGTTAACACAGTTGCACTCTCTATTCCGTTACTCTCACAGCCTAACAATCCAACTCGACTGGAGAGAGATAACAAGGCTCACATTTTTGCGTGCCTCGCAAAacctgtgatatttatttctaaaacgcacacaacattcaaaaagtcgGTGTGTACCTTGagatcgaactcgagacctttGACTTGACAGTCGTGCAGtctaaccactcggctatcacaGAATCAGTAGCCACTATCAGCTATCACCGGTTACTTATAATACTTATCCAATATTTGGACTACCCTTAAGATAGCGTTTCGGGTTGacgttgtttaatttattttgttaatttaattgaatatttatttttgttattatcattTGTGATATAGttagtagttttaataataatgtagacATATTGTATTGGCACATATAGTCATAGTATATAGTCATTTGCCAAGCTAAGGTCGGAACCTATTCAGCCAATTGTCATTTGGCTGTAAGCCTAAAAAATAAGGAAGTGCGTGCAATAGTTATTCATTGAGTCCAAAGAAAATATGCTCACTTTAAAAGCTGACACCTTATAAAGACccaattttaaaatctattgaTTTACAATGCGAAGCAAAATCCTCTCTTTCTAGACAATAACTACTACTTATACAGGAATATAATCTTAAGATGTCCTGAGTCCTTTGCTAAATCATGCCGTCTTTGTCATCTAAAGGTGGAGAAAAAGAGATAGGTTGTATTGCAATTTGAAATTGCGTTTCGGGAGTccaaaaaaagctaaaaataaattgtacgaAATTTTGTACGTTTTTTATCTTAGTaactatttatcaatattataataagggATGTAGTATTAATatgcattaaatataattgaaatttctGTGTTAGATGATAATAATTGGTATATCGACATTTTTCATGGCTGTAATTTtcatgtattaaataataaaaagtattttgttgtttcattTATACTTCTGTGCCTACCTGTCCTGTGAATATTAGAGTAATATCTTAAAACATGGCCATTTGGTTCTAAACTAAGCAGAGCTGGCTAAGATAAATGAGAAACCTCCTTGAATAGATAAAAGGAATGGCGGGTTAGTTCCTGTGGCCCAGGATAGGGAATCGAGGAATTATTTGGtggaggcctgtgcccagtagggggacacagtgggctagataaaaaataccCACGCAtgtcacaaacatttataatcaTTTCGCAAATGGGTGAGATTCGAAACCGCGCCCTATAGTTTAGCAATAGTAGCTTTATGATAGAAAAAATGCGGTCGCAAGGATTTTACTAACATTCAAATCATAGGTACCAAGACACGAAGACTTAGAAAATagattcgttgatcacacaaatgcttgccctatacggggatcgaacccataCATGCCACGTGCAATGGTCATTAGCATGGGAAAACTAAGACTATTACGTGTTCAATCGTGATCGCGATATACAATCGAAATTAATGATCGCACACACTCTCAAAATAATAGAgaatttgactaaaaaaatctaagtagtcCGTCGGGCAGGTATCCCAAAAGTATTGAATATgtattattcatttcatttaggcccgatttttcaatcgccagacaacttttatctgaggaataaatatggccgtttgacataataatattttctatacaaaagctgtcaaaacgtcaaacttattcgtcaaataagagttatctgacgattgaaaaatcggcccttagtggGGTGTGGTAAGTGAGGGCTTGTAACATCCCttactagtaaaaagcgtactggtaagtgacgtcatacgagacttatttcaaataggtatccaatatttttagaaaatcagTCTGACGGACTAAAGAGCTTTTTATCGAATTCCTTATGTCCGGCAATCTGAATCGTGTCCACATATTTTGATCGTGGAAAGCGCTGAGCAGAGTGCGTTTATTACTCAACTACCCCCGAAACCAAAGCTTCACTTGACCGGAGTTTATTCTCATTAAAactacaacaaaatattacaatttttattatgttttctatCTCTCACTTCTCGAGTAACCTGCTAAGCGATCTCAAGCCATGTTTCTCAGAGATGTGACTTGGGCTTTGCATGAGGGAGCTAGCTCCACTATCGCTATACTTAGTCAAACTTTCATTAGCAAAATAATCCCTATTAGTATGATAAGTGGAAACTGAggagttataaccgaataccgaATCGTGTTTGAAACGTTTATGTGTGTTCAACTCGTAATCGAACCCGTAGACTTCTAACGAATGCTGTGATGGATCTAATTCATGTTCCGTTTCAGTTATTGCTATGGTCCTTTTTCTCGTACTTGACGTAATGTCAGAATTGTTGAATGATCTCATCGGTCTCATAAACTCACTTTCCGGACGATAAGATTTTTTGGATGATTTATTTGTGCTAGCTGAGAGCAATCTGCGTCGTTTGAATTGGCAAACATGGACGTCGCCTTCACTGGACTTTTTCATCGTTTcgttaaaatgtattgatttcTGACATCTTCGCTTGTTGCGTGCTATCACTTTCAATGCTTGGAAGAAGTTCTGCGGCTCCTCAAAAACGCATTCCTCCATTTTGAGTTGATCTTTCAACATATTAATGAAGGTTTTCTTCCTGTCTTTGCGTAATAAGGTCTTTTTGTTTGGGATTGTTAAACTGGTAGTTATTGGGATAGGTTTTGTTTTCTTCTGGTCAAAAGATTCGGAATGTagtcttcttttctttttcaacgACTTCGTCGGCGATACGGGTCGCGATCGTTTTGAAGACGGTTTTTTGGTGCTTTGCTGACCTGGTTTGCTGTCCCAAACTTCGTTATCATCCGGCTTGATGCAGTAAACATGTTTCGAGGGATTTGGGCAACATTTATCATCAGAACACTCTGAATGGTCCctaattttttgtatgtttagtTTCTTGGCTACTGATTCGTCAATTTCTAGGGCGACTTTTGAGGAGTTTACGCTTGAGACTGGGTGAGGGTTGAACTCCGTTTTCACATTGTATACTGAGAAGGTGGTTTCAAGTAGATCGACAAAGAAATTGTACAATTTCTTTTCCTCCTTCTTGGGTACTTCTGCGACCATCGTCGACGGGTCCTTCTCGACGAGACCACCTCTCCCGTCTTTCTTGTCTTGCGAATTTCTATTGTCTTCTGGTAAATTGATATGATCTGGATTCCCATTCTTGACGAGCGGCGGGAGTATATCAGCCCATTTTATATTTTCGGGctcttttaaattattgctcTTATTGGAGTAATTTGAGGGAGTG is a window from the Trichoplusia ni isolate ovarian cell line Hi5 chromosome 3, tn1, whole genome shotgun sequence genome containing:
- the LOC113509032 gene encoding uncharacterized protein LOC113509032; protein product: MQIMDKPKTQLVKSKSSNSAITTKSEPRKHNKKSRSNGGFLPEYQPLSLKKRGVYVEKKPTKISINEQPDLSPEVINKKPSSPRPIPRPGRKRFLASVLTILSQSTTGTQYPDHDDPEPVKKIDKTKNKLKKKKEEEAIQEDSIITASSSKKKQKYRSKVLNDHNNDFEQLVILKSTKEITHTPSNYSNKSNNLKEPENIKWADILPPLVKNGNPDHINLPEDNRNSQDKKDGRGGLVEKDPSTMVAEVPKKEEKKLYNFFVDLLETTFSVYNVKTEFNPHPVSSVNSSKVALEIDESVAKKLNIQKIRDHSECSDDKCCPNPSKHVYCIKPDDNEVWDSKPGQQSTKKPSSKRSRPVSPTKSLKKKRRLHSESFDQKKTKPIPITTSLTIPNKKTLLRKDRKKTFINMLKDQLKMEECVFEEPQNFFQALKVIARNKRRCQKSIHFNETMKKSSEGDVHVCQFKRRRLLSASTNKSSKKSYRPESEFMRPMRSFNNSDITSSTRKRTIAITETEHELDPSQHSLEVYGFDYELNTHKRFKHDSVFGYNSSVSTYHTNRDYFANESLTKYSDSGASSLMQSPSHISEKHGLRSLSRLLEK